One region of Oryza sativa Japonica Group chromosome 5, ASM3414082v1 genomic DNA includes:
- the LOC4337718 gene encoding transcription factor JAMYB-like: MDLEMEMMRMAMSPAMSSATAAAASEDEGDLRRGPWTVEEDMLLVDYIANHGEGRWNSLARCAGLRRTGKSCRLRWLNYLRPDVRRGNITADEQLLILDLHSRWGNRWSKIAQYLPGRTDNEIKNYWRTRVQKHAKQLRCDVNSKEFRDVVRHVWMPRLIERIQADAAAAGEVAAPAPVSAAATRSMSSPAGAMYLHHQQIPLAAGAMVVAPAVSSEAYHHHGCGGGGDTSCSEPSQAAVTMSPDDASSTLRSSSAAAENDTIHGDVLSGSWSELLATTTTTIAATAGLPDFDELGDFEDNLWSLEDIWLHQQC, translated from the exons atggatttGGAGATGGAGATGATGAGGATGGCGATGAGCCCGGCGatgtcgtcggcgacggcggcggcggcgagcgaggacGAGGGCGACCTGAGGAGGGGGCCATGGACGGTGGAGGAGGACATGCTGCTCGTCGACTACATCGCCAACCACGGCGAGGGTCGCTGGAACTCGCTTGCTCGCTGTGcag GGCTGAGGCGCACCGGCAAGAGCTGCCGTCTCCGGTGGCTGAACTACCTCCGCCCCGACGTCCGCCGCGGCAACATCACCGCCGACGAGCAGCTCCTCATCCTCGACCTCCACTCTCGCTGGGGCAACcg GTGGTCTAAGATCGCGCAGTATTTGCCGGGGAGGACTGATAACGAAATAAAGAATTATTGGAGGACCAGAGTGCAAAAGCACGCGAAGCAGCTGAGGTGCGACGTCAACAGCAAGGAGTTCCGCGACGTCGTCCGCCACGTCTGGATGCCGCGCCTCATCGAGCGGATCcaggccgacgccgccgccgccggcgaagttgcggcaccggcgccggtgtcggcggcggcgacgaggtcgatGAGCTCGCCGGCTGGCGCGATGTACCTCCACCACCAGCAGattccgctcgccgccggcgccatggtggtggcgccggcggTGAGTAGCGAAGCGTACCACCAccacggctgcggcggcggcggcgacacgagCTGCAGCGAGCCGAGCCAGGCGGCGGTGACCATGAGCCCCGACGACGCATCCAGcacgctccggtcgtcgtcggcggcggcggagaacgacACGATCCACGGCGACGTGCTTAGCGGCAGCTGGTCGGAGCTtcttgccaccaccaccaccaccatcgccgccaccgccggcttgccggaCTTCGATGAGCTCGGAGATTTCGAGGACAACTTATGGAGCCTTGAGGACATTTGGCTGCACCAGCAGTGTTGA